A single genomic interval of Calypte anna isolate BGI_N300 chromosome 3, bCalAnn1_v1.p, whole genome shotgun sequence harbors:
- the TDRD15 gene encoding tudor domain-containing protein 15 → MESLTTGSNTVDMNLKITHIECHPECLVIVFQGRDKAGCELDYYILQSEIQRVFKVKDNVSVGDSCLVEDAEGKWHRGRVLKKRENICEAFLIDTGQVLIVEETHLASACDELFHLPPKVVLGVFASILPLGEKWGPKAINYFSSLVGIQVTGHVKAVMPYQLFILEVPKIISDVLELQLGKFIDGDSFCLIVETLRAFPQGMLCKRVPQLLQRKYAVKELFTSGNSEKPRDFCPVPSDLIPHLPVGSKENVKITVAESPNKFYCQIQKWQKELEDLTEAMHLYYEASSIENNKNSDSLGLLCAAKRQNGQWHRGVVKQLLPDHVEVWLMDFGGTEAVPYSCVQKLRAEFMALPMILLPCALSCFDSQDEAVIETQLNKLLQALIEQTSVCVHIDLFNDIKCLYYVTLQNQNLGIGAEHPKNLHVAAASPVSVLETKITSIAMNYKLSERDVSFKNCTGNKCIKSCLPEWDSSLSSYCKRVEMQTNSFHTAFVVYVINPSDFWVQTYEYQNEFQALMKKIADTYNKCRADEMVLKNPERGLLCCARYSKDMLYYRGVVTEVLNKNITVYFLDFGNTDTVPCCDVKTLLPEFSHLPALAMCCTLACTFPIDGVWLKKETDFFKEIVFNKLFLLHVTGKQKNRYIVNMQYTDDLQRGNIAMCMVQAGYAEYQEKTPDSVLHLAKKSHALSPHKLNKKKGDLQSIHKNCRSNGSGNGEILWKDKLPSGPSVLRESVGLSRFGKGAISKSCKSACEKKLFYKEYVFKPGTVFEVVCSYMVSPADFSCQLRSKLPELNNLMEQIQTYYKTHSSPYKTGQVACVVKWPKDGKWYRATVVEVVSTNEVDVVFVDYGYRERVFLEDLRAVLPDFLALESQAFRCALKNVLLETDSFNWSEEVCRHFENLISASRGPLTCIIYALVLLGPDGLCNIVDLQTPFISAEEFLREHGLGQSEYFGLRNLASMGSLYSFFYSSFNIKIGSEEEVYITHVHNPSKFYCQLNRNTETIEALMNKVSMISKMANNAKFDISNMRLCIARYFEDGLFYRALAFPVESTSYVCADFVDFGNKNMVERDQLIPIPDSASDLMFTPMQAIKCCLSGLGEAKIPAGITRWFEETFLGKLLKAVIVSIESDGQIVVELYDGQLQVSQKIKEKMLEESVLTSYTEQFVGSNEGVLCNMGDVKGVNKVTVKNPGRVKLKTKVKYQGNDKYYQADIGQNFEEKEQVACSTQKLCNGSSKPLTSQDSGETGSRNTVSAVLGRREDPVVGEPASQPLCQLALNAKEVTLNDPCKSPNERLNYTGEKERSNENVPKLISLPQRDIQVNSEVTGYISHMNSPSSFYVQLEEDENIIIQLAEELNDSMVNIGHENWLDELMVGDLIVAEHAADCCYYRAVIKAVNSEDSFEVEFIDYGNAAVVSRSKISKIQKKFSTLPRLSVHCFLSRVESVPDENWGSSWFVSDIMSKLVTCKFLQQRGDRWEVDIICDGKSMSDDLLQKKGRRGWQNTPVNSQETRPEQVLVTNGNPRDKKNRNGLCSQRKTKAVVKNIPKPPLNVLPQDLNYGHVEGAKVTNISESGEFHVQLLRNLHILYKLNLLVAKEAQRSDLLKAGDIEEGLECMTKSERNLRWFRSKVIKKFVRRKLMLVFFMDYGKCEMVSLNNAKMLSGKIRSIPKQAVFCKWVSFKKLKKAEFVHVVNILLDREVRILFLRYEESSHIWEVDILIGEVPLQEYLKQLLSNHWSIVEPKKYNNAECWECETSFRMHSVTWTLLQSGRKYAGFATAVTDPSNFCVQFEVLFNCMKNLSLLLSDLPDNLPALSEKLVAPGTTCLIKCGLEGQWNRAEISQVTRQSVVLKFIDYGWLKSIPYSDIHKLKVIPKCLSYLPPLAHSCSLHDTVPAKGEYWSAEAKLMFQKLISKPCLIFYFKHYGSGMKLEVDVLCEKTSLAHALIAAGHAVSSKSRCCLTTAGGIK, encoded by the coding sequence ATGGAATCTCTGACTACTGGATCAAACACAGTAGATATGAATCTGAAGATAACTCATATAGAATGCCATCCCGAATGCTTGGTGATAGTGTTCCAGGGTCGAGACAAGGCAGGATGTGAGCTTGACTATTACATACTACAAAGTGAAATACAACGTGTATTCAAAGTAAAAGATAATGTTTCTGTTGGTGATTCTTGCTTGGTGGAAGACGCAGAAGGAAAATGGCATAGAGGAAGAGttctgaaaaagagagagaatatcTGTGAGGCTTTTCTTATAGACACTGGGCAAGTGCTCATAGTTGAGGAAACGCATCTTGCCTCAGCCTGTGATGAACTGTTTCACTTGCCTCCAAAGgtggttttgggtgtttttgCAAGCATACTTCCTCTTGGAGAAAAATGGGGTCCAAAAGCCATTAACTATTTTTCATCTCTGGTAGGAATACAGGTTACAGGTCACGTGAAAGCTGTTATGCCATACCAACTGTTTATTTTAGAAGTGCCAAAGATTATTAGTGATGTCCTTGAATTGCAGTTAGGAAAATTTATTGATGGAGATTCGTTTTGTCTTATTGTAGAAACATTAAGAGCATTTCCTCAAGGAATGCTTTGTAAGAGAGTGCCCCAGTTGTTGCAGCGGAAGTATGCAGTCAAAGAGTTGTTTACTTCTGGTAATTCTGAGAAACCAAGAGATTTTTGTCCAGTTCCAAGTGATCTAATTCCACATCTACCTGTTGGcagtaaagaaaatgtaaaaataactgTTGCAGAAAGCCCAAATAAATTTTACTGTCAGATACAGAAATGGCAGAAAGAGCTGGAAGATTTGACAGAGGCTATGCATTTATACTATGAAGCTAGCAgtatagaaaataataaaaattctgaTAGTTTAGGGCTACTCTGTGCTGCCAAAAGGCAAAATGGACAGTGGCATAGAGGAGTGGTTAAACAGCTTCTCCCTGACCATGTGGAAGTCTGGTTGATGGATTTTGGTGGTACTGAAGCTGTGCCATACAGTTGTGTTCAGAAACTTAGAGCTGAGTTCATGGCACTACCAATGATTTTGCTTCCATGTGCTCTGTCTTGTTTTGATAGTCAGGATGAAGCAGTAATAGAAACTCAGCTGAACAAACTTCTACAGGCCTTGATAGAACAAACTTCTGTGTGTGTTCATATTGATTTATTCAATGACATTAAATGCTTGTATTATGTTACACTGCAAAATCAGAATCTCGGAATTGGTGCTGAGCATCCAAAAAACCTGCATGTGGCAGCTGCGTCACCTGTCTctgttttggaaacaaaaatcacaagTATTGCTATGAACTACAAGCTGTCTGAGAGAGATGTTTCATTTAAGAATTGTACTggaaataaatgtataaaaagcTGCTTACCTGAATGGGATAGTTCTTTGTCAAGCTACTGCAAAAGAGTAGAAATGCAAACAAATTCTTTCCATACTGCTTTTGTAGTATATGTCATAAATCCATCAGACTTCTGGGTTCAAACATATGAGTATCAGAATGAATTTCAGGCcttgatgaaaaaaattgcagacaCATACAATAAATGTAGAGCTGATGAAATGGTCCTTAAAAACCCAGAACGTGGATTACTATGTTGTGCCCGGTATAGCAAAGATATGCTTTACTACCGGGGTGTTGTCACTGAAGTACttaataaaaacattacagtttattttttggACTTCGGAAATACAGATACAGTACCTTGTTGTGATGTGAAAACATTGCTTCCTGAGTTTTCTCATTTACCAGCTTTAGCTATGTGTTGTACGCTTGCTTGCACATTTCCTATTGACGGCGTGTGGCTTAAAAAGGAAACTGATTTCTTCAAAGAAATTGTGTTTAACAAACTATTCCTGCTTCATGTCACTGGCAAGCAAAAAAACAGGTATATTGTTAACATGCAGTATACAGATGATTTGCAGCGAGGAAATATTGCCATGTGTATGGTTCAAGCTGGATATGCTGAATACCAGGAGAAGACACCAGATTCTGTTCTACATTTGGCAAAAAAAAGTCACGCCCTGAGTCCCCacaaattaaataagaaaaaaggtgATTTACAGAGCATCCATAAAAATTGTAGAAGTAACGGATCAGGAAATGGAGAGATACTTTGGAAAGATAAATTACCAAGTGGTCCTTCAGTGCTGAGAGAATCTGTTGGGCTGTCCCGTTTTGGAAAAGGTGCTATCTCTAAAAGCTGTAAATCAGCATGTGagaaaaaactattttataAAGAATATGTGTTTAAACCAGGAACTGTTTTTGAAGTGGTGTGTTCTTACATGGTTTCCCCAGCAGATTTTTCGTGTCAGTTGCGAAGCAAACTGCCAGAGCTAAATAACTTAATGGAACAAATTCAAACTTACTACAAAACACATTCCTCTCCTTACAAAACTGGACAGGTTGCCTGTGTTGTTAAATGGCCTAAAGATGGGAAGTGGTACAGAGCAACTGTTGTGGAGGTGGTGTCCACAAATGAAGTTGATGTGGTTTTTGTAGACTATGGTTATCGGGAAAGAGTTTTTCTTGAAGATCTTCGAGCTGTTCTTCCAGATTTCCTAGCTCTGGAAAGTCAGGCATTTCGATGTGCACTTAAAAATGTACTCTTAGAGACTGACTCATTTAATTGGTCTGAAGAAGTATGTAGACATTTTGAAAACTTGATTTCTGCTTCTAGGGGGCCACTGACTTGCATTATTTACGCTCTTGTTCTTCTAGGCCCTGATGGTTTATGCAACATAGTTGATTTACAGACTCCATTTATTAGTGCAGAGGAATTCCTCAGAGAACATGGTCTTGGCCAGTCTGAATATTTTGGTCTGAGAAACCTTGCATCTATGGGTTCTCTTTACAGTTTTTTCTACTCAtcttttaacataaaaattgGAAGTGAGGAGGAGGTTTATATAACTCACGTACATAATCCTTCAAAATTCTATTGTCAGCTTAATCGAAACACAGAAACTATAGAGGCCTTGATGAATAAGGTTAGTATGATAAGCAAAATGgcaaataatgcaaaatttGATATCAGCAATATGCGATTATGTATAGCCAGATATTTTGAAGATGGTCTCTTTTATAGAGCTTTGGCTTTTCCTGTGGAATCAACATCCTATGTATGTGCTGACTTTGTGGATTTTGGAAATAAGAATATGGTAGAGAGAGACCAGTTGATCCCTATTCCAGACTCTGCCAGTGACTTAATGTTCACACCCATGCAAGCTATTAAATGCTGTCTGTCTGGTCTTGGTGAGGCAAAAATACCAGCAGGAATTACTAGGTGGTTTGAGGAAACATTCCTTGGTAAATTGCTGAAGGCTGTTATTGTATCCATAGAATCAGATGGACAGATTGTTGTGGAGCTGTATGATGGACAGCTTCAAGTCagtcagaaaattaaagaaaaaatgttggaaGAGTCAGTACTGACCAGTTATACGGAGCAATTTGTTGGAAGTAATGAAGGAGTCCTATGTAACATGGGAGATGTCAAAGGAGTTAATAAAGTAACTGTGAAAAATCCTGGAAGAGTCAAATTGAAAACTAAAGTGAAATACCAAGGAAATGATAAGTATTACCAGGCAGATATTGGACAGAATTTTGAAGAGAAAGAGCAAGTTGCATGTAGCACACAGAAGTTATGTAATGGGTCCTCAAAACCATTAACTTCACAGGACAGTGGAGAAACAGGTTCTAGAAATACTGTCAGTGCTGTTCTGGGGCGCAGAGAGGATCCTGTGGTTGGAGAGCCTGCTTCACAACCACTCTGTCAACTTGCTTTAAATGCAAAGGAAGTAACTTTAAATGATCCCTGTAAATCCCCTAATGAAAGACTAAATTATACAGGTGAGAAGGAAAGGAGTAACGAAAATGTACCTAAGTTAATCAGTCTTCCTCAACGTGATATTCAGGTAAATTCTGAAGTAACAGGGTATATTTCTCATATGAATAGTCCATCAAGTTTCTatgttcagcttgaagaagatGAAAACATAATAATACAACTAGCAGAAGAGTTAAATGACAGTATGGTGAATATAGGTCATGAAAACTGGTTAGATGAGCTCATGGTAGGGGATCTCATTGTTGCAGAGCATGCTGCTGACTGTTGTTACTATAGAGCAGTTATTAAAGCTGTGAATTCAGAAGACTCCTTTGAGGTTGAGTTCATTGACTATGGTAATGCAGCAGTTGTAAGTCGTTCAAAAATCTCCAAGATTCAGAAAAAGTTCTCAACTTTGCCAAGACTCAGTGTTCATTGTTTCCTTAGTAGAGTAGAAAGTGTTCCTGATGAAAACTGGGGTTCTTCCTGGTTCGTAAGTGACATAATGAGCAAGCTGGTTACTTGCAAGTTCTTACAGCAACGAGGGGACCGGTGGGAAGTTGATATAATTTGTGATGGAAAGTCTATGTCTGATGaccttctgcagaaaaaaggcAGGAGAGGTTGGCAAAATACACCAGTGAATAGCCAGGAAACTAGACCAGAACAGGTTCTGGTTACAAATGGTAATCCTCGAGATAAAAAGAACAGGAATGGTTTATGTAGTCAACGGAAAACTAAGGCTGTTGTGAAAAATATTCCCAAACCACCCTTAAATGTCCTTCCTCAAGATCTGAATTATGGACATGTAGAAGGAGCAAAAGTAACTAATATATCAGAGAGTGGAGAATTTCATGTGCAGTTACTTAGAAATTTGCACATACTATACAAGTTAAATCTATTAGTTGCCAAAGAAGCACAAAGAAGTGATTTGCTTAAGGCAGGTGACATTGAAGAAGGATTGGAATGCATGACAAAATCTGAAAGGAACTTGAGGTGGTTTCGATCAAAAGTCATAAAGAAGTTTGTCAGGAGGAAGCTAATGCTAGTTTTTTTCATGGATTATGGCAAGTGCGAGATGGTGTCCTTGAATAATGCGAAGATGCTCAGTGGTAAAATTAGAAGTATTCCTAAACAAGCTGTGTTTTGTAAATgggtttcatttaaaaaactgaagaaagcGGAGTTTGTCCATGTAGTAAATATACTCCTGGATCGTGAAGTAAGGATCTTGTTTTTGAGATACGAGGAATCCTCTCATATCTGGGAAGTAGATATCTTAATAGGGGAAGTTCCGCTTCAGGAGTATTTGAAACAGCTCTTAAGTAATCATTGGAGTATTGTTGaaccaaaaaaatacaataatgcAGAGTGTTGGGAGTGTGAAACATCATTCAGGATGCATTCAGTCACATGGACGCTGCTGCAAAGTGGCAGAAAGTATGCTGGGTTTGCAACTGCAGTTACTGATCCTTCAAACTTTTGTGTCCAGTTTGAAGTCTTATTTAATTGCATGAAAAATTTGTCTTTGCTGCTCTCTGACCTTCCTGACAACTTGCCAGCTTTGTCCGAAAAACTCGTGGCTCCTGGTACTACCTGCTTGATCAAGTGTGGACTGGAAGGACAGTGGAACAGGGCAGAAATTAGTCAAGTAACAAGACAGTCTGTTGTTCTTAAATTTATTGATTATGGGTGGCTGAAGAGCATCCCTTACTCTGATATTCATAAACTTAAAGTTATTCCAAAATGTCTGTCTTACTTACCACCTTTGGCACACTCTTGCTCTTTACATGATACTGTTCCTGCCAAGGGGGAATACTGGAGTGCTGAAGCAAAACTTATGTTTCAGAAGCTTATTAGTAAACCTTgtctgatattttattttaaacactatGGTTCTGGAATGAAATTAGAGGTGGATGTTCTGTGTGAGAAGACTAGTCTAGCTCATGCCTTAATTGCAGCTGGTCATGCAGTTTCTTCTAAAAGTAGGTGCTGCCTCACTACAGCTGGTggaattaaatga